One stretch of Streptomyces hygroscopicus DNA includes these proteins:
- a CDS encoding von Willebrand factor A, producing the protein MNEDRRERPHAPGPEGADGGPALTLRVHQNKYLPASAGRTEMHAIVSVRARGLGPAAARTAASEVIVIDCSMSMSWPPTKIAAARRATATAVGILRDGTRFAIVEGTEQAQVVYPFTGGMAVAGPDTKAAAARVAARLPAVGGTAIGSWLDLARRLHLRQPTAIQHTLLLTDGRNEHDPPGYLDKVLDACAPHFTCDARGIGDGWDATELKRIARRLHGRADAVLEDAALAAEFEEMVSASMAKALAGVRIRIRTRAGSRVGFVKQVHPTRVDVTDEGVRPDERTWEWTTKAWGDETREYQVSVLADPRGDPTGDDVELATVELAVEGDTALPPPEPESLLVQWTDDVLLSSRIDPRLAHYDADSELGHAITAGCDAYEAGDRKGARRQWGRAVQLAHQLGSEKMLTRLSGLVHIVDAATGEVRIREPIRPLDLNSAIVVSEESVHFVGVGRPRAAAPPAADVICPACGRRAPATAEFCQQCDTPLGAEPSGAT; encoded by the coding sequence ATGAACGAGGACCGCAGAGAGCGACCACACGCCCCAGGCCCGGAGGGCGCGGACGGGGGTCCGGCCCTCACCCTGCGGGTGCATCAGAACAAGTACCTCCCCGCCTCGGCGGGCCGCACCGAGATGCACGCCATCGTCAGCGTCCGGGCCCGCGGCCTGGGCCCGGCGGCGGCCCGTACCGCCGCTTCGGAGGTCATCGTCATCGACTGCTCGATGTCGATGAGCTGGCCGCCGACGAAGATCGCGGCGGCGCGGCGGGCCACCGCCACCGCTGTCGGCATACTCCGCGACGGAACCCGTTTCGCGATCGTCGAGGGCACCGAACAGGCCCAGGTCGTCTATCCGTTCACCGGTGGCATGGCGGTCGCGGGGCCCGACACCAAGGCCGCCGCCGCCCGGGTCGCGGCGCGGCTGCCCGCGGTCGGCGGCACCGCGATCGGCTCCTGGCTGGATCTCGCCCGCCGGCTCCATCTGCGGCAGCCCACCGCGATCCAGCACACCCTGCTGCTCACCGACGGCCGCAATGAGCACGACCCGCCCGGCTATCTGGACAAGGTGCTGGACGCGTGTGCCCCGCATTTCACCTGTGACGCACGCGGTATCGGCGACGGCTGGGACGCCACCGAGCTGAAGCGGATCGCGCGCCGGCTGCACGGCAGGGCCGACGCGGTGCTGGAGGACGCCGCGCTGGCCGCCGAGTTCGAGGAGATGGTCTCCGCCTCGATGGCCAAGGCGCTGGCCGGGGTGCGGATCCGGATCCGCACCCGGGCGGGCAGCCGGGTCGGCTTCGTCAAACAGGTGCACCCCACCCGGGTGGACGTCACCGACGAGGGCGTCCGCCCCGACGAGCGCACCTGGGAGTGGACCACCAAGGCGTGGGGCGACGAGACCCGCGAGTACCAGGTGTCCGTGCTCGCCGATCCGCGGGGCGATCCGACGGGCGACGACGTCGAGCTGGCCACCGTGGAACTGGCGGTGGAGGGCGACACCGCGCTGCCGCCACCCGAGCCGGAGTCCCTGCTGGTCCAGTGGACGGACGATGTCCTGCTGTCGTCCCGGATCGACCCCCGGCTGGCCCACTACGACGCCGATTCCGAGCTGGGCCACGCCATCACCGCGGGCTGCGACGCGTACGAGGCGGGTGACCGGAAGGGGGCCCGCCGCCAGTGGGGGCGCGCCGTCCAGCTCGCCCATCAGCTGGGCAGCGAGAAGATGCTGACCCGGCTGAGCGGGCTGGTCCACATCGTCGACGCCGCCACCGGCGAAGTGCGGATCCGCGAGCCCATCCGGCCACTGGACCTCAACTCGGCGATCGTCGTGTCGGAGGAGAGCGTCCACTTCGTGGGGGTGGGGCGCCCGAGGGCCGCCGCGCCGCCCGCCGCGGATGTCATCTGCCCGGCCTGCGGGCGCCGGGCGCCCGCCACCGCCGAGTTCTGCCAGCAGTGCGACACTCCGCTGGGCGCCGAACCGAGCGGTGCGACATGA